One window from the genome of Garra rufa chromosome 1, GarRuf1.0, whole genome shotgun sequence encodes:
- the LOC141326184 gene encoding uncharacterized protein, whose product MAFIKEESEDMKIEETFRHEDIEEQTKMVFIKEENEEETFRVKHEDTEEQTDLKALKEERDVLNETEEKDQNERLHDFITGEKSFCSSLSAKTSTQKRAPKTGARSNFTCFQCGKSFKQQRALKTHSNIHTGEKPFLCQHCGKMFIQKGHLTSHMQIHTGEKPFICRQCGKSFAQKGNLKSHMNIHTEERSFTCCQCGNRFSHPGNLTVHMRVHTRAKSLKCK is encoded by the exons atggcgtttattaaagaggagagtgaagacatgaagattgaagaaacattcagacatgaagatattgaggaacaaacaaagatggtgtttatcaaagaggagaatgaagaagaaactttcagagtcaaacatgaagatactgaggaacaaacag acctaaaagcactgaaagaggagagggacgtactgaatgaaactgaagagaaagatcagaatGAGAGACTtcatgatttcataactggagaaaaatctttttgttcctcACTGTCTGCGAAGACttctacacaaaaaagagctcCAAAGACAGGAGCTAGGAGtaatttcacttgctttcagtgtggaaagagtttcaaacaacaacgaGCCCTTAAAACTCACAGTaatattcacactggagagaagcctttcctcTGCCAACATTGTGGGAAGATGTTCATTCAAAAAGGACACCTTACAAGTCACAtgcaaattcacactggagagaagcctttcatttgccgacagtgtggaaagagtttcgctcaaaaaggaaaccttaaatcCCACATGAATATTCACACAGAAGAGAGGTCTTTCacatgctgtcagtgtggaaaccgTTTCAGTCATCCTGGAAACCTTacagtccacatgagagttcacactagaGCGAAGTCTTTAAAATGCAAATAG